The genomic interval CATGTATAAGAATTTCGGCCCCTCATTGCATCAGCAAATTCTCTATAAATGATATTTGTGCCCAATTACTTCCCCGGCTATGAACCTACACTATAGAAATCGATAGCAACCCAGTGTCATTTCATCCAAGCAACCCAgtgttattttaatatgtctatatataaattttagcaaagtccgaattatttcaattttatattgtttaattaataatgagtcttaaaaaataaattttattttaatattatatattttatataaaagaattaatttttaatattatatattttattaaaaataaatattatttaatattatttattctcattttatttaatattatttaattataggcttttttatttaatctttaaaaaactaaaaaaatttaaataaaataaaataatcagtagtaagcattaaaaataaatataagaattttttatttaatattatttagttatcaacttattattatatttcgtatttaaaaatcaataaaataaaataaaataaaataatcagtagtgagtattaaaaaataaatatcttttttaattaatattatttatttgattttatttaacattatatagTCATaggcttattattatatttattttttcaaaattaaataatattaaaaatagaacaaACAATAGTGagtcctaaaaaataaatattattttttatattatttatttatttaaagaataaatttttaatattgttattttatttaaaaaatattatttaatattatctaatCATATGCTTAGTAGTATACTTATTCTTTTGGaaagttcaataatattaaatgaaataaagtaCATTTTAGAAGATCACTGGCCAAGGCAcataaacttataaaaaaatataaataaaacaaataaataatatccaataaaataaagttatatttaaaattcaccAACTAAAACATATAACGTTATAAATAaactgtaaataaaaaaaagtaaggggTTAGACGAAATCTAACAtcacaaaaagcaaaaattggTAGTCCTTTAAATTGTTGCAAGTTAGCTGGATCCTATAAATACCCTAACTTAAGGGAACTTACTTTTCTTTCACAGcaaattctaaataatttgaatcCTTTATATATGTAGAAATATCCGATTGATCGTTCATACAAGAGCCAAACTGTGAAGGATCACTGCACTTTAAGGAAAGAAGTATGTTTTGCGGGTACGGCGTCGTTTTCGGAAGTGGATGAGGAGGAAAAGCCGAGACCTTGCTTGAATCTAGCGGCTCCTCCGCCCTTCCGGGTCAGCTCGTCATAGTACGCTGCCGCCTTTTCTTCCTCCAAAGTTTAAATCTTCACTTGGATTTGTCATTGCTAGCTGATaatgtaagtttttttttccccctttctTTCAGCACTGTAACACTAGTGCTTACCCTTTTTGTGGAGCTAGTGTTATTTTCTTAATGTTTCTAATTCGCAATGAATGTATTTGGACCAAGCCATGAACTTATCTTTGAAAGAACTgaacttttattaatattgttagtattcaaaataaatcaaaaagaGTAACCAAAGTTCTTATAACTGACGCAAGAATAacagaaaatgatttttctccCCCATTTTGTTGATTATCGCTCATTAAATGTAAGTTACCATTTGTTGGTTTggtatataaataatttttttaaaaaaaatcctttagCAAAAACTCAATGTGAgttattttaaaagcttaatTTTTGCATAATCTTTCGAAGTTTTTTAAGggaataataaatattaataattacaatcatcttgtaaaattaattttttataaggaaTATAAGtgttaacattttatttcttttcaagaTAGCTTTATGtacattttcatatttataaaaaatagttctaataaattaagaaaaaaatttttttattaatttttatttgaatgtaGAAGACATGGGAATGAGTTGGGTCAAATTTTCTGACCCGAGTCATATTTAAAACTGggggtaaaagctcgtttcattcttatattttaagattagtgcccatttagtccttatatttttaaaaatacctcaaaacatccatacccttaaattattgacatccctactgttactttttgtttcttttgacttgtttttacaatattaccctcttACAGtaatgtttctatttataaaattaataaaaagaaaaaaaaattaaattatcaatttaaccataaaaataaaaagaatatatattaattttcgTGAATGTTTACATgtgtccaaaaaaaatttattgtaaaaataattaaattacctatttttttggatattagtaataaaaaaaattaatatattaatttctcaGCAGTGTGTTACAAAAAAgtaacatatattaattttgtttctattttattttttgagattaaattgataattattttttttactaatgtccaaaaaatattgtaagagggtaatattgtaaaaattaagccaaaagcaacaaaaagtaaaaggaAATTTGCTAATAATTTAATGCGAAGatgttttgagatattttaaaaaatgtaaggACTAAACAGGTACTAAcctcaaaatatagggactaaacgagattttatcctttaaaacTGCAGTAAAATTGTGCAAAAATGATGCGCTATGATATTTTACAAACTATAAGGATGTAATGCGATATTGGACCAGGATGCCAAAAGCATTTATCTGTTGAGGAATTGCAATGTTGTGGCTGCTCATAAAATATATGcaatgtttaaaaatttttaactacGTATAACATGTCTTGATCAGGTCTCAGGACTCGCAATTAGAGGAAGGCATAGCAGAACAAGTTCCCGGAGAAGTTAGTGAACGTAAACTTTTGACTGTCATGTTGGACTGGTTGCTCAATTTGCTTAGCAAAATTTTATACTGGTTGTTGTTTGCGGTACTGTTCATAATAACTTTAAATTATGAACTGATAGAGCCTTTTATCAAGATAATAAACAGGCATGTCATTAAGACAGTTATAAAGTTGGTAatcaagaaaaagatttttcttctaCTGTCTGTGACTGCAATTATATTGGACCCTTTGTTCTTCTACACTCCGGTTATGAATGATGAAAATAAGTGCATTGAAATCGATAAGATTTTGGGAACCACAGCGACTGTTCTTCGTTCGGTCCTCGATTTGTTAAAGATAATTCATTTTATCTTTGACCTGCGTACTAGATCAGCTGATAAAAAAAGGACTCAATATATGCGTATGCGTGTGTGGTTGGTCTTTCTCATTGACATCTTGGCCACTCTTCCCCTCCCTCAGGtatggaaaattaaatatccacagctttcaaattattaagctagcatatttgtcaaacattacagcaaatttacaaaatatcgAGTGCTATATCGATTCTGAAGTCCTTGGGTACTGTTGATTATATACTCATTCACTTTTCACCACGTGTATGAGTATTATAATGTTTGACGGATAGGCCTAACAAGGAGTGAATAAAAAGGTAGCAATATTATTGGAGCACCcaagactttttttttgttattcttagacattttcaagatttaatttctcctttagtCCTTAAGTTTTAGACTAGTTACCCATGTAGtcgatttattttttgaggaTTACTAAGTTAGCTATTGTTACTTGCTGTTAGATCTACCTTTaaggtaattaaattaatattttatcacatgttacttaaaatttaaacaaatgcGCCATGcaatatgttaaaaataaagaacataGTAGATTTTAGTGGAAACAAACGTACATAAAGCATGAGTGATGATGCcagtaaaatacaaaaaaacatatattttaatacactaattaaaaaaaatttaatttattaaaatttatatattttatattttactaacaTACTCACTTTAATATAAGAAAGTGATGATGTCCACACTGAAGGAGAGTGTGTGTTTgcacatattaaaaaaaagactaatTAAGGTAATTAATTAGCTCATACTGTAGAGACTAAAATAGGATTTATCCTATTGTACAAAGAGTTCACAGTTCGGATTAAAAAACTTGCAGTCATCTACACGGGAATTCTCATACTATGCATTGTCCGAcgtatttaattattttcataaagtACTTAATAGCACACAAAATTGTGCAGGTGCTagtgaaattacaaaaattgagAGGCCCGGAATTTATGTACGCAATGAGCTTATCTCTTATACAGTATTTGCTAAGGGTTATTCGAACCTACTACTTGTTTACACAAGCAACAGGGGTTTCAGGGATACTTGCTGAAGCTCCATGGGCTATCGTTGGGTTCAACATTCTTCTTTACATGCAAGGCGGCCATGTAAGTTATTATATCTGGCCATTCACGCAATTTAATTCATAAGATATGAAGTCCAATAAATAAACCTTTATGCCAACCTTTTCTCCCCTTTTCTGTAAGCTTGTATAACTAGCATTCTGGAATCTGGATATACAGTTATTTCTCTGTCATGCACATTTTCCAGGTATTTGGAGCCTTATGGTACTTTTACGCCATAGCAAAAGTGACAGCATGCTGGAAGAAAGCCTGCAAAAATAATACTGGATGCGATCATAGTTCGTTTAATTGTGAAGACAGGAGTACAAGAGACTACACTTTTCTAAATGATTTTTGCAATATAAAATCAGGAAATACATCAAACTACAATTTTGGATTATACAAGGATGCTATTGAGTCTGGTATTGTGGAGGTGACGAATTTTCCAAAGAAATTGTTACATTGTTTGCAATGGGGCCTGCAAAATCTCAGGTTTGAGCAAAATCATACTTTCTTTTTGACGTTATGgttgagaaaagaaaaaaagaaacaatattgATGAAGctgttttaattcttttttttttccttctttttgaaATCCCCTACAGAATGAGGGAAGAATTACCCTTGTAAGTGTCAATTCATATAAGGAAATGGATGGCGTAAAAGGGTTGTGATCAGTTATCGTAAGTAGGGGATTTGTTCCATATTTGCATTACCCGAATGGCACTTATATTCTATGTCAAAATGACAACGGGTTTTTTACCACATGTATATGCTTCATATGGAGATCCATTTTGGTTCATAATGACCATAATTGAGTAAGAACATAGTGCGATTTTAGTCAATGGTTACTACATGTGGTCTAATTTTTTAGTTGACACAAGCGTACATATGTTTGTCAACTTCATattcttatataataattctCAACGAGTGTACATGTTTTTCAGATCTCAGAATTTTGTGTTAGATATCAAGACCTCAGTAGTGTGATTTTTATCAATGGTTACTATCTATGGGTGATTCTTTGCATAGAAGAATGATTTTATTCTTGGTTTCTATCATTTCAATTGTGGTCCTGTGACATAATAATgcatatttattattgaaccTTTTGCAGTGCTTTTGGTCAGAACCTGAAAACAAGCACCGATATCTGGGAAAACATTTTTGCAATTTGCATGACCAACTTTGGTGTGCTGTTGTTTGTCTTTTTAATTGGGAAGATGCAGGTTCATATACATTTTCTGCTCCTTATATCACAATTAACTCAATTCCAAATGCTATAATTAACATTGAAGTACATATGATATTAATGGATTTAACTGCAGTCGGACACTGCAAGATCACATATGATAAGAAAGAAGTGGAAGGAGATAAAGCAGTGGCCGAACTTCGGAGAAATTTCTTCTGATGTAAGAGAGCAACTGAGGAAATACAAGCAAGAGAAATGGCAAGAAACTAAACGTGTTGATGTTGATAATTTGGTGAATGATCTTCCCCGCGAACTTGGCAAcaaaataaagcgaaaactcTGCATTAAACTAATCAAGAATGTGAGTTCCTATTACTTCTTTATCCAATAACAATAATGGAAAATTATGTTTCTTTACATATTAATTCAGCGATTGCTATAAATCCTTTTTCTAAAAAGTTAGGAGTGGGCAGAGTCCAAAAGagattttctaaaattaccaTTCGGTCAAACTCCTAGGAACAACAATTACTATGAGTTGTCCATTGCCAATTACCACTCCTCGCttattacaagaaaataaacaatatttgTTATATTCCATTACCCTTATTAATCGTTTGAATGCATTGATCTAATTCTGTTTTTTTGATGTCCATCCATCTACATATATAGGTTAAAGAGTTCGAAAA from Citrus sinensis cultivar Valencia sweet orange chromosome 9, DVS_A1.0, whole genome shotgun sequence carries:
- the LOC102626748 gene encoding cyclic nucleotide-gated ion channel 1-like, with translation MSQDSQLEEGIAEQVPGEVSERKLLTVMLDWLLNLLSKILYWLLFAVLFIITLNYELIEPFIKIINRHVIKTVIKLVIKKKIFLLLSVTAIILDPLFFYTPVMNDENKCIEIDKILGTTATVLRSVLDLLKIIHFIFDLRTRSADKKRTQYMRMRVWLVFLIDILATLPLPQVLVKLQKLRGPEFMYAMSLSLIQYLLRVIRTYYLFTQATGVSGILAEAPWAIVGFNILLYMQGGHVFGALWYFYAIAKVTACWKKACKNNTGCDHSSFNCEDRSTRDYTFLNDFCNIKSGNTSNYNFGLYKDAIESGIVEVTNFPKKLLHCLQWGLQNLSAFGQNLKTSTDIWENIFAICMTNFGVLLFVFLIGKMQSDTARSHMIRKKWKEIKQWPNFGEISSDVREQLRKYKQEKWQETKRVDVDNLVNDLPRELGNKIKRKLCIKLIKNVKEFENWSEHWLGYLCEFLKPVFFIERTRIIREGDPIDEMIFVLKGKLWTYTSRNETTTTSNSRCRREDLLKHGDFFGGELIAWARDEHSSNIPISKKTIQPLTDVEAFTVMAQDLEHVLILSSVERSDGAARLLQSYWRFRKFFREIRKARQKSHVRKALNWAAKELQ